The DNA segment ACCATAGTTTCAAAATAGTATTGGCTGAGATAAAAGCAGATATCCTTACTTAAAAAGGATTACTGCTTTTGAAAATAACATATCGTATCTAAATAAAAAATTGATGACATTAACCGTTTTACTTTATATTGCACTGGTTGTCCTTGTGATCATTAACATTGTGTTAACTCTCACAAAAAAGACGAATCCTGACCCTAGGATCAACGATCAACTTATCCGGATCGATTCGGATCTTGCAAAAATAGATCCTCTGCTCAGGGATGAATTCAGCAGAAACCGGGAAGAAAACCAGAGGGCTTTTAAAGATAACCGGGAAGAATTAAATAAATCGTTCAAATTAATGAGCGATATGTTGACAAAAACAGTAACGGATTTGTCCTTTGCCCAAAAAAATCAATTTGAAACCTTTTCAAAACAACTTAATGAATGGATCAGGTCATTCGATGAAAAAACAAAATACCTGCAGGAACAACTGGGAAAATCTGCCAGGGAAAATCAAGTCGAGCTGAAGGAAATCAGGGAAGCCGTAGAAAAAAAGCTGCATACATTACAGGAGGAAAACAGCAAGAAACTGGAAGAAATGCGTAAAGTAGTTGACGAAAAACTGCAGGAGACAGTAGAAAAAAGGTTCACGGAATCTTTCAAACTGATCAGCGAAAGACTTGAACAGGTACATAAAGGATTGGGCGAAATGCAATCGTTGGCTTCCGGCGTCGGCGACCTGAAAAAAGTACTGACCAATGTCAAAACAAGGGGGAACCTGGGTGAAATCCAGCTTGGAGCGATTCTGGAACAAATACTTTCTCCCGAGCAATACCGGCAGAATGTTCCGGTAAAGGAAAACAGTCCGGAAAGAGTTGAATATGTGATCAGACTTCCCGGAAAAAACCATAACGACCAGTCCCTGTTATTGCCCATTGATTCGAAATTTCCCAATGAAGATTACCAAAGGCTGTTGGAAGCTTATGACAATCTTTCCAATATGAATCCTAAAGACGTAGAATCGATTACCCGGCAATTTGAAAATTCTGTAAAAAAGAATGCAAAGGACATCCGGGAAAAATATATTAACCCACCTGTAACTACTGATTTTGCCATCATGTTCGTCCCTACGGAAGGCCTTTATGCGGAAATATTGAGGCGGACCGGTTTATTCGAAACATTGCAGCGTGACTATAAAATTACCGTTGTCGGGCCGACCAATCTGGTAGCCTTTCTCAGCAGCCTGCAAATGGGATTTAAGACATTGGCCATCGAAAAACGTTCAAGTGAAGTCTGGGAACTCTTAGGTGCCGTAAAAACCGAATTCGGGAACTTCGGAACCGTACTGGAAAGAACCAAAAAGAAACTTCAGGAAGCCACTAATGTTATTGACAAAGCAGGTGTCAGATCCCGGGCCATAGAGAGAAAACTGAGGACAGTTCAGGAATTACCCCAGGAACAAACCGTTGCCATATTAGGGGAAGCTATTGAAATTGAACAGGACAGGGAATATGAAAATGAACAGGATGAGACATAAAAAGGCCTTGTTCTCTTTAGCATATTCAAAAATAATCATTGTTGACAAATATGATAACTGATTATTTTTTATGGAAAAAGAAGTTGCATTGAAAAAGATCGGGATACAAATTCAGAAACTAAGAGAAGAAAAAGGCATTTCACAACAAGTTCTGGCAGCAATGTGTAATTATGACAAATCGAACATGAGCAGGATTGAAGCTGGCAAAACAAATTTTACCGTAAATACTCTTTTGAAAGTAAGTAATGCTTTAAATGTAAAACTGAAAGATATTGTAGATATAGGTGATTAAACAGAGAAAAACAAAAGTATGGATAATCCCGAATAATTGGTTTTTAAACAACAACAGAAGGTTTATCATTAGATTTTTAATTAAAAAAATTGGTCTTCATCCTACAGCAGCTTCTTATCAAATGGATTTACCTTATGATGAAAATAAGAATAGACACAAATGCTGATTCCCACATTAATTCAATAAAATGTAAAAAAATAATAAAAAACATTTGAAAACAATAACCAAATAGTTATCTTTACAAGATTCGATTAAAACATCAGTCATGAAATATTCAGAGTTTCATAGGTTAATTCAAAAGAATGGATGGAAATTCCTGAAAGCAACAGGAAGCCATTACTTCTATGAGAAGGAAGGCAGAAGTTCTCCGCCGGTTCCCTATCTTGGATCAAAGGAGATGCCGGAGGGATTAAGGAAAAAAGTAATGAGGGACATAGGGCTGAAATAAGCTCCAGTCTTTAAAAAGATAAGGGAAGTAAAGAAAGAAAGGATATTTCAAAGAAAGGTTTAAAAATAAAAGAACAAAGGACTGATAGATAGCATAATAGAAAGAAGTGGAAAATCTAAATATCCAGATAGAATAGTAGGTAATAATTTGAAATAGAAAAATATAGAAAGATGAAAAAGTTGATAATCATAATAGAAAAAAGCTCGGACCATTATGGAGCATACGCAGATAATTGCCCCGGGATTTATGGTGGTGGCGATACGGTTGAAGAAGCGAAAGAAGAAGCGTTGAAGGGTCTTGAATTGTTATTGGAAGGTAATGATGTCCCGGATATATTAAAAGGGGAATACGAGATAGAGTATAAGTTTGATGTTCAAAGCTTCTTGAAATATTATGAAAAAATATTCTCAAAGCCAGCTCTGGAAAAATTAACCGGTATTAACCAAAAGCAGTTGCATCATTACGCCAGCGGATTGAGGGAGCCAAGGGCACCACAAAGGAAAAAGATAGAATCGGCCTTGCATAAGCTAGGCAAGGAACTTTTATCTGTAAGACTTTGATGTTTTAATTGACAGTTGAATATCTCAGTTACGGATCCCGGTATTTTCTCCCGGGATTCTTATTCGATGTACTTAAAAAAGCAAAGAAGCTATTATAGAAGCGATAATCCCGACAAAAAAGCCTATCAATATTTGCAATACATCCCTGTTTTCAATCGGCCACAAATCATAATATATTTATTTTAAACCACATAACTCAAATTTATATATTATATTATATTATATTATATTATATTAGGTTGCGCCTTAGATAAAGATAAAGCTCAATTTCACTTGACTTGCCTTCGCTCAGCTTTCACTATATTTTCACAATAAAACGCGATTAATAAGCAACTATTCTTTAAAAGTGTTAGTTTCTCTATAATCTATCCTATATTATCAGTTAAAAGTATGGAATGGAAACCATATTTTAATGGATATTTCTTCCTGTGCTTAAATTTTCGTATATTGTGCATGATGCAAAGAATTAAATGATAGAAAAAGGTACCTTCAAACAATATTTTAATCTCGATACCCTGGAAAAAATACCTTGGTATCGCTTTATTCCCGGAATAATTTCCGCATTATTTACTTCTTTCTGCTATTATGCTTTTTTCTACATGATACGGGAAGCTTTGCGCTTTGTTGTTCTTTTTCCCGAAGATGATATACTTGTTTTAAGTGATCACGAAGTATTATTTTATAATTTCATTTTTGCACTGATCGGTTCTGTTTTTGGTTTAAGCTCTTTCCTTCAGTTTTGCTTTCCTCAAAATAAAATCTGGAGGGAATCATCAAAAAACTACTATCGGAAAATGAGTATCTTTAATGACCTGACTGCGTTAAACTCTATCTTTCTTTATTGGCTGTCGCAAATGACTTTTGTATTAAGTTTTATATTGGGAACAACGGCTGCTTTCTGTTCGTTTTTATTATACCCTACCTTCAATATAGTATGGATATTTGTTGTAATTGTTCTTTTTATGGAACTATGGAAAACCATACGCAGGGTCG comes from the Bacteroidales bacterium genome and includes:
- a CDS encoding helix-turn-helix domain-containing protein — encoded protein: MEKEVALKKIGIQIQKLREEKGISQQVLAAMCNYDKSNMSRIEAGKTNFTVNTLLKVSNALNVKLKDIVDIGD
- a CDS encoding type II toxin-antitoxin system HicB family antitoxin; the protein is MKKLIIIIEKSSDHYGAYADNCPGIYGGGDTVEEAKEEALKGLELLLEGNDVPDILKGEYEIEYKFDVQSFLKYYEKIFSKPALEKLTGINQKQLHHYASGLREPRAPQRKKIESALHKLGKELLSVRL
- a CDS encoding type II toxin-antitoxin system HicA family toxin, giving the protein MKYSEFHRLIQKNGWKFLKATGSHYFYEKEGRSSPPVPYLGSKEMPEGLRKKVMRDIGLK
- the rmuC gene encoding DNA recombination protein RmuC; this translates as MTLTVLLYIALVVLVIINIVLTLTKKTNPDPRINDQLIRIDSDLAKIDPLLRDEFSRNREENQRAFKDNREELNKSFKLMSDMLTKTVTDLSFAQKNQFETFSKQLNEWIRSFDEKTKYLQEQLGKSARENQVELKEIREAVEKKLHTLQEENSKKLEEMRKVVDEKLQETVEKRFTESFKLISERLEQVHKGLGEMQSLASGVGDLKKVLTNVKTRGNLGEIQLGAILEQILSPEQYRQNVPVKENSPERVEYVIRLPGKNHNDQSLLLPIDSKFPNEDYQRLLEAYDNLSNMNPKDVESITRQFENSVKKNAKDIREKYINPPVTTDFAIMFVPTEGLYAEILRRTGLFETLQRDYKITVVGPTNLVAFLSSLQMGFKTLAIEKRSSEVWELLGAVKTEFGNFGTVLERTKKKLQEATNVIDKAGVRSRAIERKLRTVQELPQEQTVAILGEAIEIEQDREYENEQDET